The Moritella sp. F3 genome contains a region encoding:
- a CDS encoding PolC-type DNA polymerase III — MIVNADTLIILDFETTGLSPDMGDRAIEIGAVKIEDGEITGRFQELMHPGRRVSSFIADYTGITNTMLEDAAPCEEVMHRFADFIQGYNLVAHNASFDKRFLDAELTRIGRSYNGEFSCSLLVARRIFQDAPSHKLGELINYTNIPSDGGFHRALFDSEMTTKLWLVMLDEIKLRYNLAYIPFPLIQKLVKTPKKSVDTFLRRYQQ, encoded by the coding sequence ATGATAGTGAACGCTGATACCCTTATTATATTGGATTTCGAGACCACGGGGTTATCTCCTGATATGGGGGATCGCGCGATTGAAATCGGTGCGGTAAAAATTGAAGATGGCGAGATCACGGGGCGCTTTCAAGAGTTGATGCATCCTGGCCGTCGTGTCAGTAGTTTTATTGCTGATTACACGGGTATCACCAATACCATGCTCGAAGATGCTGCGCCTTGTGAAGAAGTGATGCACCGCTTTGCCGATTTTATTCAAGGTTATAATTTAGTTGCCCATAATGCTTCATTTGATAAGCGTTTTTTAGACGCTGAATTAACCCGCATTGGTCGCAGTTATAATGGTGAGTTTAGTTGTTCGCTGCTGGTGGCTCGACGCATTTTTCAAGACGCGCCGAGTCATAAATTAGGTGAACTGATTAACTATACTAATATCCCCTCAGACGGTGGTTTTCACCGCGCGTTATTTGATTCTGAAATGACCACGAAACTTTGGTTAGTGATGCTAGATGAAATAAAATTACGTTATAACTTGGCCTATATTCCTTTCCCATTAATACAGAAGTTAGTTAAAACGCCAAAGAAATCAGTCGATACTTTTTTACGTCGTTATCAGCAATAA
- a CDS encoding Lon protease family protein, which yields MSIKPLSCSQLYRAATLTKLAADCKSTKHLQPLDQIIGQDRAQQAVEFAMSIKEKGYNIYALGHNGLGKRTMILRYLNRHDPSTNNQQIFDWCYTVNFDDARIPKVLKLPAGTAHQFKKEVESLSLRLVKALSMTFDNEIYFARAEKLKNQLESKQEAILQDLTKSAEQHSISLTLTVQGDYQLVAMNDKNEAYSESDFNALTDSQKKRFETKISELEIKLRGIIRQLTIWEEEFTDKIQKLDEQIALDVLVHCTTPLKEKYSHLPDVKAHLIAMNKDILDNLDIFVEDSEDDITLAYAALDKKIPRRYQINVLVCQETNTFPIVVEESPNYHTIFGYIENATFKGTVFTDASLIRAGSLHRANGGVLMIDAIKVLERPYVWDGLKRALRANKLSLSSLEREVSLSGTISLDPEPIPLTVKIILFGDYQTYQLLQQYDPEFRELFRVTADFEDVMPRTDIAEANYAKFISSIVHDNNMLHCDRKAMIRIIEYSSRQAEDQDMLSLHSVDIANLLRETNYCARLANATLIRHHHVEQALANKQQRSGRLQDYLLHSFMNGSTLIDIKGLVIGQINALSVIATSDSQFGIPGRITATASFGEGEIFDIERQVKLGGNIHSKGVMILSAYLASVFGQTDIIPLTTRLTFEQSYGQVDGDSASLAECCAIMSAFSQLPLRQDIAITGSMDQFGHAQPIGGVNEKIEGFFDVCSSITTLSTQGVIIPRANVHNLMLRSDVIVAVEQGRFHIWAIDHVTEAINLLTNIIAGSRNNKGEYAHNSVFGITQNRLTGLRKDNSATAST from the coding sequence ATGTCGATAAAACCTCTAAGTTGTAGCCAATTATACAGAGCTGCAACACTCACCAAGCTTGCTGCTGACTGTAAGTCAACTAAACACCTGCAACCACTCGACCAAATTATCGGTCAAGATCGCGCACAACAAGCGGTTGAATTTGCCATGTCTATAAAAGAAAAAGGCTACAATATTTATGCACTTGGACACAATGGCCTCGGCAAGCGCACCATGATATTACGCTACCTTAACCGACATGATCCAAGTACCAACAACCAGCAAATTTTTGATTGGTGCTATACGGTTAATTTTGACGACGCCCGCATTCCCAAAGTACTAAAACTACCTGCAGGCACCGCTCATCAATTTAAAAAAGAAGTTGAAAGCCTTAGCCTACGCTTAGTCAAAGCCTTATCGATGACGTTTGATAACGAGATCTATTTTGCTCGCGCCGAAAAACTCAAAAATCAATTAGAAAGTAAACAAGAAGCGATATTACAAGATCTGACCAAATCAGCCGAACAACATAGCATTAGCTTAACGCTCACAGTGCAAGGAGATTACCAGCTCGTTGCCATGAACGACAAAAATGAAGCCTACTCTGAAAGTGATTTTAACGCGTTAACGGACAGCCAAAAAAAACGTTTTGAAACGAAGATCAGTGAGTTGGAAATAAAGTTACGTGGCATTATTCGCCAATTAACAATTTGGGAAGAAGAATTCACCGATAAGATCCAAAAGCTCGATGAACAAATAGCGCTGGACGTATTAGTGCATTGCACCACCCCATTAAAAGAGAAATATAGCCACTTACCCGACGTCAAAGCCCATTTAATTGCGATGAATAAAGACATATTAGACAATCTGGATATCTTTGTGGAAGACAGCGAGGATGATATCACCTTGGCTTATGCAGCGTTAGACAAAAAAATTCCACGCCGCTATCAAATTAACGTACTGGTTTGTCAAGAAACAAACACCTTCCCCATCGTCGTGGAAGAAAGCCCTAACTACCATACTATTTTTGGCTATATCGAAAACGCCACGTTTAAAGGCACCGTGTTCACCGATGCCTCTTTGATCCGAGCTGGTAGCTTGCATCGCGCTAATGGCGGTGTCTTAATGATTGACGCCATCAAAGTCCTCGAGCGTCCTTATGTTTGGGATGGTTTGAAACGCGCCTTACGCGCCAACAAACTTAGCCTCAGCTCACTGGAACGCGAGGTCAGCTTATCAGGCACTATCTCATTAGATCCCGAACCAATACCACTGACGGTTAAGATCATACTGTTCGGTGATTATCAGACTTATCAACTGCTACAACAATATGACCCTGAATTTAGAGAGCTATTTCGCGTCACCGCTGATTTTGAAGATGTCATGCCTAGAACAGATATCGCCGAAGCCAACTATGCTAAATTCATCTCGAGCATAGTGCACGACAATAATATGCTGCATTGCGACCGTAAAGCCATGATCAGGATCATCGAGTACAGTTCTCGCCAAGCAGAAGATCAAGACATGCTTTCCTTGCACTCTGTTGATATAGCTAATTTACTGCGCGAGACTAACTATTGCGCCCGACTCGCCAATGCCACCCTAATTCGCCATCACCATGTTGAACAAGCGCTGGCAAACAAACAGCAACGATCAGGTCGATTGCAAGATTATCTATTGCACAGCTTTATGAACGGCTCCACGCTCATTGATATTAAAGGCCTAGTAATTGGCCAAATTAATGCGCTTTCCGTCATTGCTACATCAGACAGTCAATTTGGTATTCCAGGTCGTATCACAGCCACAGCCTCTTTTGGTGAAGGGGAAATATTCGATATTGAACGGCAGGTAAAACTTGGTGGTAATATCCATTCTAAAGGGGTGATGATCTTATCCGCTTATTTAGCATCAGTATTTGGCCAGACTGACATCATTCCACTGACAACGCGTTTAACGTTCGAGCAGTCTTACGGTCAAGTCGATGGTGACAGCGCCTCACTCGCCGAATGCTGCGCCATTATGTCGGCATTTTCACAACTGCCATTGCGGCAGGATATAGCCATCACAGGTTCCATGGATCAGTTTGGCCATGCGCAGCCTATCGGCGGCGTCAATGAAAAAATAGAAGGCTTCTTTGATGTGTGCTCATCGATTACAACACTATCAACACAAGGGGTTATTATTCCACGCGCTAATGTCCACAATTTAATGTTAAGGAGCGATGTCATTGTCGCAGTTGAACAAGGTCGATTCCATATTTGGGCAATTGATCATGTCACCGAAGCGATTAATTTACTCACTAACATCATCGCAGGCTCAAGGAACAACAAAGGAGAATACGCACATAACTCGGTGTTTGGTATTACCCAAAACCGATTAACCGGCCTACGAAAAGATAATAGCGCCACAGCAAGCACATAA
- a CDS encoding bacteriohemerythrin: MISLEWNEDMCVGIDEIDADHKKILIIIAAIIDAIDINANVETIEKHFAELTACIVSHFKHEEALMKTMGFEDFIEHQKGHHQFLIQLPELKNKLLHSNNAEAAGEVSQFLYDWVIEHILIADMDYVHAFYSEEKRRVSFKAIFQRASEWLSHRVNISTRVLITSLLPIFGILFLSFIAIKDNYLQYKNMLLLDNLTEIVQQVNSLTHNLQVERGLLSSYISSDYQRFSKALAAQQYKSNEEIYAFTTLLNSRKALLTEPMLIEFINSTKIDIAELIIFRNSLKNTTISSEQMLTGYNLIIGKLLSRVNRLSQIEMDSEFANNITAINAIVGLKEILGQQRELGTLLIDDDLSKHELMHTERYKQLYMQLGMQLNAIFIFNYSATPDQQQACGKLCNTAEQKAFINNTIEDFMLKPEREQNSQRWFLQLTNRIDDIEIISDKIIHDLDIKTQLKLEKLESRFYLVIIIISTIVVLNTLFSTILYHSVITPIRRITHALKQVTLGRYNQQMNESTSKDEIGAMYSAYETLRRKLLQADMSKNIIKRQQQSLLDRRKERDRYRELASRDTLTGALNRRKFNLVLKQEINFAKQDKQKLSLLLLDIDHFKRINDTYGHAGGDQALREFYDACFNSVKSSDIVARIGGEEFAILMPETDNAQAHVIAERLRNNIQELLISYGQDTIRLTVSIGLAQWHEYNSFNVDEFISHTDKALYQAKRNGRNCIVAAS, from the coding sequence ATGATTAGTCTCGAATGGAATGAAGACATGTGTGTTGGTATCGATGAGATTGATGCCGACCATAAAAAGATCCTTATTATTATAGCCGCTATAATCGATGCGATTGATATTAATGCGAATGTAGAAACAATTGAAAAACATTTTGCAGAACTTACCGCTTGTATCGTTTCACACTTTAAACATGAAGAAGCGTTAATGAAGACAATGGGGTTCGAAGATTTTATTGAACACCAAAAAGGTCATCACCAATTTTTAATACAACTACCTGAATTAAAAAACAAACTGCTTCACTCTAATAATGCAGAGGCCGCTGGCGAAGTTAGCCAATTTTTATATGATTGGGTTATTGAACATATCCTGATAGCAGATATGGATTATGTACATGCCTTTTACAGTGAAGAAAAGCGTCGCGTCTCGTTTAAAGCCATATTTCAGCGCGCTTCTGAATGGCTAAGCCATCGTGTTAACATTTCAACACGCGTACTTATTACGTCATTATTACCTATCTTTGGTATATTATTCCTCAGCTTTATCGCCATTAAAGACAACTACCTACAGTATAAAAATATGCTGCTATTAGACAACCTCACCGAGATCGTCCAGCAAGTGAATTCACTCACACACAATTTGCAAGTAGAACGCGGATTATTATCCAGCTATATCAGTTCTGACTATCAACGATTTTCTAAAGCGCTTGCAGCCCAACAATACAAAAGTAATGAAGAAATATATGCGTTCACCACATTACTCAACTCACGTAAAGCGCTACTAACAGAGCCAATGTTAATCGAATTTATTAACTCAACCAAAATTGATATTGCCGAGTTGATCATATTTCGAAATAGCTTAAAAAATACAACAATTAGTAGTGAACAAATGCTTACAGGCTATAACCTGATTATTGGCAAACTATTATCACGTGTAAATCGTTTATCACAAATAGAAATGGATTCTGAATTTGCTAATAACATTACAGCGATTAATGCCATTGTTGGATTAAAAGAGATCCTCGGTCAGCAACGAGAACTCGGAACATTACTCATCGATGATGATCTCTCTAAACATGAATTAATGCACACTGAACGTTACAAGCAGCTATATATGCAGCTTGGCATGCAGCTTAATGCTATTTTTATTTTTAATTATTCAGCCACTCCAGATCAACAACAGGCTTGTGGTAAGCTATGTAATACAGCAGAACAAAAAGCATTTATTAACAATACGATTGAAGACTTCATGCTCAAACCAGAAAGAGAGCAAAACAGTCAACGTTGGTTCCTGCAGCTAACCAATCGCATTGATGATATCGAAATAATTAGCGATAAAATCATCCATGATCTCGATATTAAAACACAATTAAAACTCGAAAAATTAGAATCTAGGTTCTATCTAGTTATTATCATTATTAGCACGATTGTTGTCTTGAACACCTTATTTTCGACTATTTTATATCACAGTGTCATCACCCCCATTCGCCGAATTACCCATGCCTTAAAGCAAGTTACATTAGGCCGCTATAACCAACAAATGAATGAGTCTACGTCTAAGGACGAAATAGGCGCCATGTATAGTGCGTATGAAACATTACGCAGAAAACTATTACAGGCTGACATGTCAAAAAACATTATTAAACGTCAGCAACAATCATTACTCGACCGTCGTAAAGAACGAGATAGATACCGAGAATTAGCATCAAGAGATACCTTAACAGGCGCATTAAATAGACGTAAGTTTAACTTGGTCCTCAAGCAGGAGATCAACTTTGCCAAACAAGATAAGCAAAAGTTGTCATTATTACTGCTCGACATTGATCACTTCAAACGTATTAATGACACTTATGGTCATGCGGGGGGCGATCAAGCGCTGCGAGAGTTTTATGACGCCTGCTTTAATAGTGTTAAGTCATCAGATATCGTGGCCCGTATTGGCGGTGAAGAATTCGCTATATTAATGCCGGAAACGGATAACGCTCAAGCACACGTGATAGCAGAGCGACTGCGTAATAACATCCAAGAACTGCTGATCTCTTATGGTCAAGATACGATACGACTAACAGTCAGTATTGGACTCGCGCAATGGCACGAGTACAACTCCTTTAACGTCGATGAGTTTATCTCTCATACGGACAAAGCACTTTATCAAGCAAAACGTAACGGTAGAAATTGCATTGTAGCTGCATCTTAA
- a CDS encoding methyl-accepting chemotaxis protein, with amino-acid sequence MPLKIKFIIFTSFIFTTFGSSFYMQGQLDRIVSQNLNRVQTDYYPALEIAITNNNLLQQFDQQIETAVMLAEEEYIESAQDIVKQIDGNLKQLNLISKAYTKDVQVLDTALLAHAKKASDVAYYFIDGEISNAELSLLAQANVKNFNLLVTHFQDIKNQLEAEFEKTISATLAETHIAKQQFFWFNIFSLFILMLAALYAWRSSSTMSRNLRRVSRSLQGFAEGDGDLSVRIDYKGKDELAELVTWFNLFVERLQGSMQDTANNITALANITDQLNNNSQRNLTCSQKQSQDVTETSSTISEMLVAISSITDNAISASQTTVAANQDAIDGNAVIETTIESITLLASDVENSADVVSQLLTFTAKVGGAINIIGEIAEQTNLLALNAAIEAARAGEQGRGFAVVADEVRNLASRTQASTADIKHILDDLNKISRAASTAMNRGVTQANKSVAESYNAVEALASITTKVSAINEINERIAAAAEQQRSASNLIETSIGSIADNASDVKNNADELEQITAQVQTLNHQFQHLTKQFRL; translated from the coding sequence ATGCCGCTAAAAATTAAATTTATTATTTTCACTTCATTTATTTTCACTACATTTGGTTCCTCATTTTATATGCAGGGGCAACTAGATCGGATCGTGAGTCAAAACTTAAACCGCGTACAAACAGATTATTACCCAGCATTAGAAATTGCCATCACCAATAACAATTTACTGCAGCAATTTGACCAACAAATAGAAACAGCAGTCATGTTAGCGGAAGAAGAATACATCGAATCAGCACAAGATATTGTCAAGCAAATCGATGGTAATTTGAAACAACTCAACCTCATCTCAAAAGCATACACAAAAGACGTGCAAGTATTAGACACAGCACTATTAGCGCACGCTAAAAAAGCCTCGGATGTCGCTTACTATTTCATTGATGGTGAGATAAGCAATGCTGAGTTATCTTTGCTTGCACAGGCTAACGTTAAAAATTTCAATCTGTTAGTGACTCACTTTCAAGATATCAAAAATCAATTAGAGGCTGAGTTTGAAAAAACAATTAGCGCGACGTTAGCTGAAACCCATATCGCCAAACAACAATTCTTTTGGTTCAATATTTTCAGTTTATTCATTTTAATGCTGGCAGCTTTGTACGCTTGGCGTTCGAGCTCAACCATGAGTCGAAACTTGCGCCGTGTTAGCAGGTCTTTACAAGGTTTTGCAGAAGGCGACGGCGATCTATCAGTACGTATTGATTATAAAGGTAAGGATGAACTGGCTGAGCTAGTTACTTGGTTTAATTTATTCGTCGAACGTCTACAAGGATCAATGCAAGATACCGCGAATAATATAACGGCGTTAGCAAACATTACAGACCAACTAAACAATAACAGCCAACGCAATTTAACCTGCTCGCAAAAACAATCGCAAGACGTGACAGAAACATCATCAACGATCAGTGAGATGTTAGTCGCAATCAGCTCTATTACCGACAACGCGATATCAGCATCGCAAACCACAGTAGCCGCGAATCAAGATGCCATTGACGGTAACGCAGTCATTGAAACAACGATTGAATCGATCACCCTACTCGCTAGCGATGTAGAAAACAGTGCAGACGTTGTAAGTCAATTACTGACCTTCACCGCGAAAGTCGGTGGTGCAATCAATATCATCGGTGAAATAGCGGAACAAACTAATTTATTAGCACTAAATGCCGCGATTGAAGCTGCTAGAGCCGGTGAGCAAGGGCGTGGTTTTGCTGTTGTTGCTGATGAAGTGCGTAATCTCGCGTCAAGAACACAAGCATCGACAGCTGATATTAAGCATATTTTAGACGACCTCAATAAGATATCACGCGCAGCCTCAACAGCCATGAATCGTGGTGTTACTCAAGCCAATAAAAGTGTCGCCGAATCCTACAATGCCGTTGAAGCACTGGCGAGTATCACGACAAAGGTAAGTGCCATCAACGAAATTAATGAACGTATCGCAGCGGCTGCAGAGCAACAGCGTAGCGCTTCAAATCTCATCGAAACCAGCATTGGAAGTATCGCAGACAATGCGAGTGACGTAAAAAACAATGCCGATGAATTAGAGCAAATCACCGCACAAGTACAGACGCTTAACCATCAATTTCAGCATTTAACCAAGCAGTTCAGGCTCTAA